A genome region from Eurosta solidaginis isolate ZX-2024a chromosome 2, ASM4086904v1, whole genome shotgun sequence includes the following:
- the grk gene encoding protein gurken isoform X1 encodes MVNCEKGSPSNNLAIFWMIFGATLRFANFCCFVYYWDFLFMFFNTLLEIPTHTHLFLLIHFPVVNIVYVTYHFIIMQISENLLRVIFMLSTIVAVTDCCSSRLLLLKEHTLQIVQHRLPNINIADDSDYGYDDYDQLQQQQQQQQQLEQQQQQQKIPQYVAITNGDIEFNKNSTDEHSRSRDDNEANNTDTNLLLGAMQLRDFGMDSFESLLGIFDARAFEPTETTTTEQASDMRATTAESITTTTITTTTESTITAEGTTTYTTTTAAGAKLVAAEGTTTTTASAPITNSKESTNAQIADSSNTQKISTVALNELGTESSTSTTKTSTIPTTIISKMENVMNDLKTAGDLLSLPCSGQFNTEFCLNRGRCFRYPIGNDTIHSCICADGYIGERCESKSMNGSFIPSIAGAHKKKIVMARIVFSFPMLMALSVIYIMIGAAIVFKRPAAIPDMEISPSATSHPSSRPTLSPHREPFELLSEDDAAGEFIMMNSYTIATTYTTYMD; translated from the exons ATGGTGAATTGCGAGAAAGGTTCACCTTCAAATAACCTCGCCATATTTTGGATGATTTTTGGCGCTACGCTGCGTTTTGCCAATTTTTGCTGTTTCGTTTATTATTGGGACTTTCTGTTTATGTTTTTCAATACGTTATTGGAAATTCCGACCCATACACATTTATTTTTGCTCATTCATTTTC CTGTGGTGAATATCGTGTATGTCACATATCACTTTATTATAATGCAAATATCGGAAAATTTGCTGAGAGTAATTTTCATGCTGTCAACAATCGTCGCAGTAACTG ATTGTTGTTCGAGCCGATTATTACTACTCAAAGAGCACACACTGCAAATCGTACAACATCGTCTGCCCAATATCAATATCGCCGATGATTCTGATTATGGGTACGATGACTATGATCAGttgcaacagcagcagcagcaacaacagcaactggaacaacagcagcaacaacaaaaaatacctCAATATGTTGCCATAACAAATGGTGATATTGAATTCAATAAAAACTCGACAGATGAGCATTCACGATCCAGGGATGATAATGAAGCGAACAATACGGATACGAATTTATTGTTAGGAGCAATGCAGTTGCGGGATTTCGGTATGGATTCATTTGAAAGTTTACTTGGAATATTTGATGCAAGAGCTTTTGAACcgacagaaacaacaacaacagagcagGCGTCTGATATGAGAGCGACAACAGCGGAAAGTATAACtaccacaacaataacaacaacgacaGAAAGCACGATTACAGCGGAAGGAACAACAACATACACAACAACTACTGCTGCGGGAGCAAAATTAGTAGCAGCAGAAGGTACGACGACAACTACAGCGTCTGCGCCAATAACAAACTCCAAGGAAAGTACCAATGCGCAAATTGCAGACAGTAGCAACACCCAAAAAATAAGTACTGTTGCGCTAAATGAGTTGGGTACTGAGTCCAGTACTTCCACCACAAAAACGTCCACTATACCAACCACGATCATCAGTAAAATGGAGAACGTTATGAATGACTTAAAAACCGCGGGAGACCTGTTGTCCTTACCATGTAGCGGTCAATTTAATACTGAATTTTGTTTGAATCGTGGACGTTGTTTTCGTTATCCCATCGGCAATGATACGATACATTCGTGTATATGCGCCGATGGCTATATAGGTGAGCGGTGCGAATCGAAGAGCATGAATG GCTCCTTCATACCTTCCATAGCTGGCgctcataagaaaaaaattgttatgGCTCGTATTGTCTTTTCGTTTCCTATGCTAATGGCGCTATCCGTCATCTATATAATGATTGGTGCAGCGATCGTTTTCAAGCGTCCCGCTGCTATACCTGATATGGAAATCTCACCATCTGCAACATCGCATCCATCGTCACGTCCAACGCTTTCACCACACAGAGAACCATTCGAGCTTTTGAGTGAGGACGATGCTGCTGGCGAGTTTATTATGATGAATTCATATACAATCGCAACTACTTATACAACCTATATGGACTAG
- the grk gene encoding protein gurken isoform X2, whose product MVNCEKGSPSNNLAIFWMIFGATLRFANFCCFVYYWDFLFMFFNTLLEIPTHTHLFLLIHFPVVNIVYVTYHFIIMQISENLLRVIFMLSTIVAVTDCCSSRLLLLKEHTLQIVQHRLPNINIADDSDYGYDDYDQLQQQQQQQQQLEQQQQQQKIPQYVAITNGDIEFNKNSTDEHSRSRDDNEANNTDTNLLLGAMQLRDFETTTTEQASDMRATTAESITTTTITTTTESTITAEGTTTYTTTTAAGAKLVAAEGTTTTTASAPITNSKESTNAQIADSSNTQKISTVALNELGTESSTSTTKTSTIPTTIISKMENVMNDLKTAGDLLSLPCSGQFNTEFCLNRGRCFRYPIGNDTIHSCICADGYIGERCESKSMNGSFIPSIAGAHKKKIVMARIVFSFPMLMALSVIYIMIGAAIVFKRPAAIPDMEISPSATSHPSSRPTLSPHREPFELLSEDDAAGEFIMMNSYTIATTYTTYMD is encoded by the exons ATGGTGAATTGCGAGAAAGGTTCACCTTCAAATAACCTCGCCATATTTTGGATGATTTTTGGCGCTACGCTGCGTTTTGCCAATTTTTGCTGTTTCGTTTATTATTGGGACTTTCTGTTTATGTTTTTCAATACGTTATTGGAAATTCCGACCCATACACATTTATTTTTGCTCATTCATTTTC CTGTGGTGAATATCGTGTATGTCACATATCACTTTATTATAATGCAAATATCGGAAAATTTGCTGAGAGTAATTTTCATGCTGTCAACAATCGTCGCAGTAACTG ATTGTTGTTCGAGCCGATTATTACTACTCAAAGAGCACACACTGCAAATCGTACAACATCGTCTGCCCAATATCAATATCGCCGATGATTCTGATTATGGGTACGATGACTATGATCAGttgcaacagcagcagcagcaacaacagcaactggaacaacagcagcaacaacaaaaaatacctCAATATGTTGCCATAACAAATGGTGATATTGAATTCAATAAAAACTCGACAGATGAGCATTCACGATCCAGGGATGATAATGAAGCGAACAATACGGATACGAATTTATTGTTAGGAGCAATGCAGTTGCGGGATTTCG aaacaacaacaacagagcagGCGTCTGATATGAGAGCGACAACAGCGGAAAGTATAACtaccacaacaataacaacaacgacaGAAAGCACGATTACAGCGGAAGGAACAACAACATACACAACAACTACTGCTGCGGGAGCAAAATTAGTAGCAGCAGAAGGTACGACGACAACTACAGCGTCTGCGCCAATAACAAACTCCAAGGAAAGTACCAATGCGCAAATTGCAGACAGTAGCAACACCCAAAAAATAAGTACTGTTGCGCTAAATGAGTTGGGTACTGAGTCCAGTACTTCCACCACAAAAACGTCCACTATACCAACCACGATCATCAGTAAAATGGAGAACGTTATGAATGACTTAAAAACCGCGGGAGACCTGTTGTCCTTACCATGTAGCGGTCAATTTAATACTGAATTTTGTTTGAATCGTGGACGTTGTTTTCGTTATCCCATCGGCAATGATACGATACATTCGTGTATATGCGCCGATGGCTATATAGGTGAGCGGTGCGAATCGAAGAGCATGAATG GCTCCTTCATACCTTCCATAGCTGGCgctcataagaaaaaaattgttatgGCTCGTATTGTCTTTTCGTTTCCTATGCTAATGGCGCTATCCGTCATCTATATAATGATTGGTGCAGCGATCGTTTTCAAGCGTCCCGCTGCTATACCTGATATGGAAATCTCACCATCTGCAACATCGCATCCATCGTCACGTCCAACGCTTTCACCACACAGAGAACCATTCGAGCTTTTGAGTGAGGACGATGCTGCTGGCGAGTTTATTATGATGAATTCATATACAATCGCAACTACTTATACAACCTATATGGACTAG
- the grk gene encoding protein gurken isoform X3, which produces MQISENLLRVIFMLSTIVAVTDCCSSRLLLLKEHTLQIVQHRLPNINIADDSDYGYDDYDQLQQQQQQQQQLEQQQQQQKIPQYVAITNGDIEFNKNSTDEHSRSRDDNEANNTDTNLLLGAMQLRDFGMDSFESLLGIFDARAFEPTETTTTEQASDMRATTAESITTTTITTTTESTITAEGTTTYTTTTAAGAKLVAAEGTTTTTASAPITNSKESTNAQIADSSNTQKISTVALNELGTESSTSTTKTSTIPTTIISKMENVMNDLKTAGDLLSLPCSGQFNTEFCLNRGRCFRYPIGNDTIHSCICADGYIGERCESKSMNGSFIPSIAGAHKKKIVMARIVFSFPMLMALSVIYIMIGAAIVFKRPAAIPDMEISPSATSHPSSRPTLSPHREPFELLSEDDAAGEFIMMNSYTIATTYTTYMD; this is translated from the exons ATGCAAATATCGGAAAATTTGCTGAGAGTAATTTTCATGCTGTCAACAATCGTCGCAGTAACTG ATTGTTGTTCGAGCCGATTATTACTACTCAAAGAGCACACACTGCAAATCGTACAACATCGTCTGCCCAATATCAATATCGCCGATGATTCTGATTATGGGTACGATGACTATGATCAGttgcaacagcagcagcagcaacaacagcaactggaacaacagcagcaacaacaaaaaatacctCAATATGTTGCCATAACAAATGGTGATATTGAATTCAATAAAAACTCGACAGATGAGCATTCACGATCCAGGGATGATAATGAAGCGAACAATACGGATACGAATTTATTGTTAGGAGCAATGCAGTTGCGGGATTTCGGTATGGATTCATTTGAAAGTTTACTTGGAATATTTGATGCAAGAGCTTTTGAACcgacagaaacaacaacaacagagcagGCGTCTGATATGAGAGCGACAACAGCGGAAAGTATAACtaccacaacaataacaacaacgacaGAAAGCACGATTACAGCGGAAGGAACAACAACATACACAACAACTACTGCTGCGGGAGCAAAATTAGTAGCAGCAGAAGGTACGACGACAACTACAGCGTCTGCGCCAATAACAAACTCCAAGGAAAGTACCAATGCGCAAATTGCAGACAGTAGCAACACCCAAAAAATAAGTACTGTTGCGCTAAATGAGTTGGGTACTGAGTCCAGTACTTCCACCACAAAAACGTCCACTATACCAACCACGATCATCAGTAAAATGGAGAACGTTATGAATGACTTAAAAACCGCGGGAGACCTGTTGTCCTTACCATGTAGCGGTCAATTTAATACTGAATTTTGTTTGAATCGTGGACGTTGTTTTCGTTATCCCATCGGCAATGATACGATACATTCGTGTATATGCGCCGATGGCTATATAGGTGAGCGGTGCGAATCGAAGAGCATGAATG GCTCCTTCATACCTTCCATAGCTGGCgctcataagaaaaaaattgttatgGCTCGTATTGTCTTTTCGTTTCCTATGCTAATGGCGCTATCCGTCATCTATATAATGATTGGTGCAGCGATCGTTTTCAAGCGTCCCGCTGCTATACCTGATATGGAAATCTCACCATCTGCAACATCGCATCCATCGTCACGTCCAACGCTTTCACCACACAGAGAACCATTCGAGCTTTTGAGTGAGGACGATGCTGCTGGCGAGTTTATTATGATGAATTCATATACAATCGCAACTACTTATACAACCTATATGGACTAG